One window of the Sulfitobacter sp. HNIBRBA3233 genome contains the following:
- a CDS encoding TRAP transporter large permease, whose protein sequence is MWPIPAVFVLLLISGTAFAYLMGAVSVLSFVMAGKAQFLSILPQRIFAQLDVFAFMAMPLFILTAEIMTRAGVTRSLIDFALSVVGRFRGGLGHVNILTSVFFAGISGSAIADSAALSRTFVPEMVERGYSPYYAGAITAASSMIGPIIPPSIIMIIYGGLTGASVAALFAAGIVPGILLAVSLMVLNAVLARIGNHPGGVAADVPAFWPSLRRAAPALLLPVVILGSLVLGLATPTEGSAIAVLFALIAGQFYTGLSWRMLFDALDATARLTGTIFIILAAISVLGFLAGQMGWSQMLAEWVESIGLTGTRYLFFLVGIFLIAGMFMDTPVAMTLLIPLFAPQALAQGIDPVHLGIVLCFNLCVGLITPPLGKCLVVVAALTELNYWRLAYAALPFVVVQILLLLALAYWPELSLTVPRLAGFSVN, encoded by the coding sequence ATGTGGCCCATCCCTGCCGTCTTCGTGCTGCTGCTGATCAGCGGAACCGCATTTGCCTACCTCATGGGGGCGGTGTCCGTGCTGTCCTTTGTCATGGCTGGCAAGGCGCAGTTCCTGTCGATCCTGCCGCAGCGCATCTTTGCACAGCTGGATGTCTTTGCCTTCATGGCGATGCCCCTGTTCATCCTGACGGCCGAGATCATGACCCGCGCCGGTGTGACCCGCAGCCTCATCGACTTCGCGCTGTCCGTGGTCGGGCGGTTCCGGGGCGGCCTGGGCCATGTGAACATCCTGACCAGCGTCTTCTTCGCCGGGATATCTGGCTCGGCCATTGCCGACAGCGCGGCGCTGTCGCGCACCTTCGTCCCCGAGATGGTCGAACGCGGCTACAGCCCCTATTACGCGGGGGCGATCACCGCGGCCTCGTCGATGATCGGGCCGATCATTCCGCCCTCGATCATCATGATCATCTATGGCGGTCTGACCGGCGCTTCCGTCGCGGCGCTGTTCGCCGCCGGCATCGTGCCGGGCATCCTGCTGGCGGTCTCGCTGATGGTCCTCAACGCGGTGCTGGCGCGCATCGGCAACCATCCCGGCGGCGTTGCAGCGGATGTGCCCGCCTTCTGGCCAAGCCTGCGCCGCGCGGCGCCCGCGCTGCTCTTGCCGGTGGTGATCCTCGGCTCGCTGGTGCTGGGGCTGGCCACGCCGACCGAAGGTTCCGCCATCGCGGTGCTCTTCGCCCTGATCGCCGGGCAGTTCTACACGGGCCTGTCATGGCGGATGCTGTTCGACGCGCTCGACGCGACCGCGCGCCTGACCGGGACGATTTTCATCATTCTCGCGGCGATTTCGGTGCTCGGCTTTCTTGCGGGCCAGATGGGCTGGTCGCAGATGCTGGCCGAATGGGTCGAATCGATCGGTCTGACCGGTACGCGCTACCTGTTCTTCCTCGTGGGCATCTTCCTGATCGCGGGCATGTTCATGGACACCCCCGTCGCCATGACGCTGCTGATCCCGCTGTTCGCGCCGCAGGCGCTCGCGCAGGGGATCGACCCGGTGCATCTGGGCATCGTGCTGTGCTTCAACCTGTGCGTGGGCCTGATCACGCCGCCGCTGGGCAAATGCCTTGTCGTCGTCGCCGCCCTGACCGAGCTGAACTACTGGCGTCTGGCCTATGCCGCGCTGCCCTTCGTGGTGGTGCAGATCCTGCTGCTTCTGGCGCTGGCCTACTGGCCGGAGCTGAGCCTGACCGTGCCGAGACTGGCCGGATTTTCCGTAAATTGA
- a CDS encoding RidA family protein — MTAVPILPFSKTRRVDDLLFLSGELGFAPDGTIPDGIEAQTRNCLDRIKTTLAGEGLGLSDVVSCTCFLTDKADFAAFNAVYAEHFADPLPVRTTVLSGLMIEARVEITVIAKI; from the coding sequence ATGACCGCTGTTCCAATTCTCCCGTTTTCGAAGACGCGCCGCGTCGATGATCTGCTGTTTCTGTCCGGCGAACTGGGCTTCGCGCCCGACGGCACGATCCCCGACGGGATCGAGGCGCAGACCCGCAACTGTCTCGACCGGATCAAGACGACCCTCGCCGGCGAGGGCCTTGGCCTGTCCGATGTGGTGTCCTGCACCTGCTTCCTGACGGACAAAGCCGATTTCGCGGCATTCAACGCAGTCTATGCCGAGCATTTTGCCGATCCGCTTCCGGTGCGGACAACCGTGCTCAGCGGGTTGATGATCGAGGCGAGGGTCGAGATAACCGTCATCGCAAAGATCTGA
- a CDS encoding TRAP transporter substrate-binding protein codes for MNIKALALSALMATATAATAEVKIALDSAPDLETSGSYNWAATFGAELTKAGFEVREMPRGAVGNEAEKFDQVTTGLLEVSLSDVRSVAQVEPFVYGLRLPYLFDDAAHMQRALREGGVIARQNEALAAQDAMLLAIAPLGPSSGIITTDKAVRSPEDMADLRMRALDDAQIAMYEAWGSSGTIVPWGEVPAGLQTGVIDGYLNSPFVPIMFGQTDFVKNYADAGVIIPARAVLVSKMWYDGLSDEERAAVDAAVETADAATQAWLDGVSVSSLEALEAAGVTVQRLDADERAAFREKSQAVYDSDLMPSDDVAAWKTLAADAR; via the coding sequence ATGAACATAAAAGCCCTGGCCCTGTCGGCCCTGATGGCGACGGCCACAGCCGCCACCGCCGAAGTCAAGATCGCGCTGGACAGCGCCCCCGATCTGGAAACCTCCGGGTCCTACAATTGGGCCGCGACCTTTGGCGCGGAGCTCACCAAGGCCGGCTTCGAGGTCCGCGAAATGCCACGCGGTGCCGTCGGCAACGAGGCCGAGAAGTTCGATCAGGTCACGACAGGCCTGCTCGAGGTATCGCTGTCCGACGTGCGCTCGGTCGCGCAGGTCGAACCATTCGTCTACGGGCTGCGCCTGCCGTATCTATTCGACGATGCAGCCCACATGCAGCGCGCGCTGAGGGAAGGCGGCGTCATCGCCCGCCAGAACGAGGCGCTGGCCGCGCAGGACGCGATGCTGCTGGCCATCGCGCCGCTTGGCCCCTCCTCCGGCATCATCACCACCGACAAGGCGGTGCGCAGCCCGGAGGACATGGCGGACCTGCGGATGCGCGCGCTCGACGATGCGCAGATCGCCATGTACGAGGCGTGGGGCAGCTCGGGCACCATCGTGCCCTGGGGCGAAGTGCCTGCGGGCCTTCAGACCGGTGTGATCGACGGCTACCTGAACTCGCCCTTCGTGCCGATCATGTTCGGCCAGACCGATTTCGTGAAGAACTACGCGGATGCGGGTGTCATCATCCCCGCGCGCGCCGTTCTGGTGTCGAAGATGTGGTATGACGGCCTCAGCGACGAGGAACGCGCAGCCGTGGACGCGGCGGTCGAAACGGCCGATGCCGCTACGCAAGCGTGGCTGGACGGCGTGTCGGTCTCCTCGCTCGAAGCGCTCGAAGCCGCCGGCGTCACGGTCCAAAGGCTCGATGCGGACGAACGCGCGGCGTTTCGGGAAAAGTCGCAGGCGGTCTACGACTCCGATCTGATGCCCTCCGACGATGTCGCCGCATGGAAGACCCTCGCCGCCGACGCACGCTGA
- a CDS encoding sensor histidine kinase, producing the protein MPTGRNTLSLQIVASLIILFGVGLISLFIVGQNAISLTDDTSLAREERFAERHLAAAIAVIPQQQRSATVWDEAIVNTVARNQKWMDENLGVWMQEYFGHNENYVLDQTNAPIFASVLGEVRPPETYQERAEVIAPVVTQLREIMAEVSVGEDNPFEALAEVAVVFPLQFGEEVAIVSAVPIISDSGEIAQVPGTEAVHVAVRYVDAKLAQEIGLPIELVDAAFETSRPAEDLASTPVIGPEGEVLSWLVWKPMRPGTDLFMSMLPVLLTAGLVAGGMLLWMIRRLLRVSGQLQASEAQARLDVAALKQAREAADAADRAKMNFISIVSHELRTPLTVILGYARLGKNVRLMPAARRLDDILQHEHVEAGLIRKSVEEVMQLADTTLEKIERSGEHLLFLVNQLLDYAKMETGRLEVDPEICEVQEVLEPVVEQMRVLTDEKDLSLEMHIPRCRMLADVTRTRQILINLMGNAIKFTDEGKVSVVVTETEDKIHIAVSDTGPGIEPEELDKIFEAFHQADLTLSRSAVGTGLGLSVAKELARLEGGTIRVTSEVGIGSTFTLSLPRETEPVLDKAA; encoded by the coding sequence ATGCCGACCGGTCGAAATACCCTTTCGCTTCAGATTGTTGCTTCTCTGATCATCCTTTTCGGCGTGGGTCTGATCAGCCTGTTCATAGTGGGCCAGAACGCGATCAGTTTGACGGACGACACGTCTCTTGCCCGCGAGGAGCGTTTTGCCGAACGCCATTTGGCAGCGGCGATCGCTGTCATTCCGCAACAGCAGCGAAGTGCTACCGTCTGGGATGAAGCAATCGTGAATACCGTCGCGCGCAACCAGAAATGGATGGACGAAAACCTCGGTGTCTGGATGCAGGAATACTTCGGGCACAACGAAAACTACGTTCTCGATCAGACAAACGCGCCTATCTTTGCCTCTGTTCTGGGGGAGGTTCGGCCCCCGGAGACCTATCAGGAGCGCGCAGAGGTCATCGCACCCGTGGTCACCCAACTGCGCGAGATCATGGCCGAGGTCAGCGTCGGGGAAGACAACCCCTTCGAGGCACTGGCCGAGGTTGCGGTCGTCTTTCCCCTGCAGTTCGGCGAAGAGGTGGCCATCGTCAGTGCCGTGCCGATCATTTCCGATTCCGGCGAAATTGCACAGGTGCCGGGCACCGAAGCGGTGCATGTCGCCGTGCGTTACGTTGATGCGAAACTCGCCCAGGAAATAGGGCTGCCGATCGAGCTCGTGGATGCGGCATTCGAGACATCAAGGCCGGCCGAAGACCTTGCAAGCACCCCGGTGATCGGACCGGAGGGCGAGGTGCTCTCCTGGCTTGTCTGGAAACCCATGCGCCCCGGAACGGACCTTTTCATGAGCATGCTGCCGGTGCTGCTGACGGCGGGGCTTGTAGCCGGGGGCATGCTTTTGTGGATGATACGGCGTTTGCTGCGGGTTTCGGGCCAACTGCAAGCCAGCGAAGCGCAGGCCCGTCTGGATGTCGCAGCACTGAAGCAAGCACGAGAAGCAGCAGACGCGGCAGATCGCGCCAAGATGAACTTCATCAGCATTGTCAGTCACGAACTCAGGACACCGTTGACGGTGATCCTTGGCTACGCCCGACTTGGGAAAAACGTTCGCCTGATGCCCGCGGCGCGACGATTGGACGATATCCTCCAGCACGAGCATGTCGAGGCAGGGCTTATCCGCAAAAGTGTCGAAGAGGTAATGCAGCTCGCGGACACAACATTGGAAAAGATCGAGCGGTCAGGCGAACACCTGCTGTTCCTCGTCAACCAGCTGCTGGACTACGCCAAGATGGAGACCGGCCGCCTGGAGGTCGATCCGGAAATTTGCGAGGTCCAAGAGGTTCTTGAACCTGTTGTGGAGCAAATGAGAGTGCTCACGGATGAAAAGGACTTGAGCCTCGAGATGCATATTCCGCGCTGTCGCATGCTGGCCGACGTCACGCGCACACGGCAGATCCTGATCAACCTGATGGGCAACGCGATCAAATTCACGGATGAAGGGAAGGTTTCTGTCGTCGTCACCGAAACGGAAGACAAGATTCACATCGCCGTGAGCGATACCGGACCGGGGATCGAGCCCGAAGAACTCGACAAGATATTCGAAGCGTTCCATCAGGCCGATCTCACGCTTTCCCGCAGTGCCGTGGGAACCGGGCTGGGCCTGTCCGTGGCGAAAGAGCTGGCGCGCCTCGAAGGTGGCACCATCCGCGTGACCAGTGAGGTCGGTATTGGCAGTACATTCACCCTTTCGCTGCCGAGAGAGACGGAGCCGGTCCTGGATAAGGCCGCTTGA
- a CDS encoding NAD(P)/FAD-dependent oxidoreductase, producing the protein MAEILVIGAGMVGVSTALALQERGHAVTLADRRAPGQETSHGNAGVIQAEAAEPYPMPRAPLDLLRHALGQRNDVTWSLSGIASMAPALWRYWRASAPDRHARVGAVYARLTSRATDDHAPLIAASGSENLVARQGIALVFRNAAKFDQECRNAAHLAGAYGVRSRVYSGSEWRREEPALQSDPAGAIHFPDSWSVSDPGALTLAYAALFEQRGGRIVIADAETLKRTASGWSIEGPEGVISGAAAVLCLGPWTGVALRRFGLRIPMVLKRGYHAHYDAPLTFRRPFLDTDNGVVLASMRAGLRMTTGAALVPPDTPANPAQLARGERGVSDLVTLGPRITGSEWFGTRPCLPGMLPMVGAVPGQSGLWVNFGHGHQGFTLGPTTAALLAEAMDGAGDALHAALAPAAQV; encoded by the coding sequence ATGGCCGAAATCTTGGTGATCGGGGCCGGAATGGTCGGTGTTTCGACGGCGCTTGCCTTGCAGGAACGTGGCCACGCGGTGACGCTGGCGGACCGCCGTGCGCCGGGACAAGAGACAAGCCATGGCAACGCCGGGGTGATCCAGGCCGAGGCCGCCGAGCCCTACCCCATGCCGCGGGCGCCGCTGGACCTGCTTCGCCATGCGCTGGGGCAGAGAAATGACGTCACATGGTCCCTGTCGGGGATTGCCTCCATGGCGCCCGCGCTCTGGCGTTACTGGCGCGCGTCGGCACCCGACCGCCACGCGCGGGTGGGCGCGGTCTATGCCCGCCTGACATCGCGCGCGACAGACGATCATGCCCCCCTCATCGCGGCCTCCGGATCGGAAAATCTCGTTGCACGGCAGGGGATTGCCCTTGTCTTCCGGAACGCCGCGAAATTCGATCAGGAGTGTCGCAACGCCGCCCATCTGGCCGGGGCATACGGCGTCCGGTCCCGCGTCTATAGCGGGTCGGAGTGGCGCCGCGAGGAACCGGCACTCCAGAGTGATCCTGCGGGCGCCATCCATTTTCCCGACAGCTGGAGCGTCTCTGATCCCGGTGCCCTGACACTGGCCTATGCCGCGCTTTTCGAGCAGCGCGGCGGGCGCATCGTGATTGCCGATGCCGAGACCCTGAAAAGAACGGCCAGCGGCTGGAGCATCGAAGGGCCGGAGGGTGTGATCAGCGGGGCCGCCGCCGTGCTTTGCCTTGGCCCCTGGACGGGGGTCGCCTTGCGGCGCTTCGGTCTGCGGATTCCGATGGTGCTCAAACGGGGGTATCACGCCCATTACGATGCCCCGCTTACCTTTCGGCGGCCCTTTCTGGACACTGACAATGGCGTGGTTCTGGCATCGATGCGCGCCGGCCTTCGGATGACCACCGGCGCGGCGCTCGTGCCACCGGACACACCCGCGAACCCGGCGCAGCTGGCCCGCGGCGAGAGGGGCGTCAGCGATCTTGTCACGCTTGGCCCGCGGATCACCGGATCGGAGTGGTTCGGCACCCGGCCCTGCCTGCCGGGGATGCTGCCCATGGTCGGGGCGGTTCCCGGCCAGTCCGGGCTCTGGGTGAATTTCGGCCACGGGCACCAAGGGTTCACGCTCGGCCCGACAACCGCAGCACTTCTGGCCGAGGCCATGGACGGAGCCGGCGACGCCCTGCACGCGGCGCTCGCACCTGCGGCGCAGGTTTGA
- a CDS encoding amidase, with product MTHSDPTQMSARQIMAAFASGSLTPSAFLEACLDRISALNPALNALTAFNTERAVVEAAQATRRWQNGAPRGMLDGLPIGVKDLQDTAGLLTTHGSPRARGNTPKADLPMVARLRAEGAIVLAKTNVPELGAGGNTRNPVWGATGNPFNPALVAGGSSGGSAAALAADLLPLCTGSDTGGSLRLPAALCGIVGYRPSVDVIAHPTRPVGWSAISVLGPMARDVDDLILMLRACHGFDAGDPLSCPSSPARFDAIPDAPLSSLRLGISEDFGGAPVDPDIRATFRARVAALAPHLGECREVDLNLGEMDRAFDILRAESFLAGFGEAVRTAPEDFGPHIHSNVELGRTMTLADRAWAHMEQTRILRRFNGRMEGLDAILVPTSPVSPFPWTDAYPASIDGTEMDIYYRWLALTYRGSMSGGPVISLPTGRDGAGLPFGLQMIGPVRGDVGLLAAARSVEAFLAGDPQTARPRPDTDALHRSTVDLRSIVTHPPLTTSADGPEIKTAV from the coding sequence ATGACGCACAGCGATCCGACACAGATGTCCGCACGGCAGATCATGGCCGCCTTCGCCAGTGGCTCCCTGACGCCCAGCGCGTTTCTCGAAGCCTGTCTGGACCGCATTTCCGCGTTGAACCCCGCGCTCAATGCGCTGACCGCCTTCAATACCGAGCGCGCGGTTGTCGAGGCCGCGCAGGCCACGCGCCGCTGGCAGAACGGGGCGCCCCGCGGGATGCTCGACGGGCTGCCGATCGGGGTCAAGGATCTGCAGGACACCGCTGGTTTGCTGACAACCCATGGCAGCCCGCGCGCGCGGGGCAACACCCCGAAGGCCGACCTTCCGATGGTCGCACGGCTGCGCGCCGAAGGTGCCATCGTTCTGGCCAAGACGAACGTGCCCGAACTGGGCGCGGGCGGCAACACGCGCAACCCTGTCTGGGGGGCGACGGGAAACCCGTTCAACCCTGCGCTGGTGGCGGGCGGATCTTCGGGCGGGTCGGCGGCGGCTCTGGCGGCGGACCTGCTGCCGCTCTGCACGGGCTCGGATACCGGAGGGTCGCTGCGCCTTCCCGCCGCCCTGTGCGGGATCGTCGGCTATCGCCCGTCGGTCGATGTGATCGCACACCCCACACGCCCAGTGGGCTGGTCGGCCATTTCGGTTCTGGGGCCGATGGCGCGGGACGTGGACGACCTGATCCTCATGCTGCGCGCCTGTCACGGCTTCGATGCGGGCGATCCGCTGTCGTGCCCGTCGTCCCCTGCCCGCTTCGATGCCATTCCCGACGCCCCCCTGTCGTCGCTGCGGCTGGGCATCAGCGAGGATTTCGGCGGCGCGCCCGTCGATCCGGATATCCGCGCCACCTTCCGCGCGCGGGTCGCAGCGCTTGCCCCGCATCTCGGCGAATGCCGCGAGGTCGATCTGAACCTCGGAGAGATGGACCGTGCTTTCGACATCCTTCGGGCCGAGAGCTTTCTGGCCGGGTTCGGCGAGGCCGTCCGGACCGCACCCGAAGATTTTGGCCCGCATATCCACAGCAACGTGGAACTGGGCCGCACGATGACTCTGGCGGACCGCGCCTGGGCGCATATGGAGCAGACACGCATCCTGCGCCGTTTCAATGGGCGTATGGAGGGGCTGGATGCGATCCTTGTGCCCACCTCGCCCGTCTCGCCCTTCCCCTGGACCGACGCCTATCCGGCCAGCATCGACGGCACGGAAATGGACATCTACTACCGCTGGCTTGCGCTGACCTACCGCGGCTCGATGAGCGGCGGGCCGGTGATCTCGCTGCCGACAGGGCGCGACGGGGCCGGTTTGCCCTTCGGTCTGCAGATGATCGGACCGGTGCGCGGCGATGTCGGGCTTCTGGCGGCGGCGCGCAGTGTCGAGGCGTTTCTTGCCGGGGATCCGCAGACCGCTAGGCCACGCCCCGACACCGATGCCCTGCACCGAAGCACTGTCGACCTGCGCTCGATCGTGACCCATCCGCCGTTGACCACCTCGGCGGACGGTCCCGAGATCAAAACAGCCGTTTAA
- a CDS encoding TRAP transporter small permease, producing the protein MRAFITGLSDLLHRIARGVAVAAVAGMFITVMIQVIARYGFSSPPVWTEDVARYMMVWTGLLGATLSFKTRSDAVLMASVFPARPNWMGLMAEALQSAAVLTFVLPTVYFCFVGLRGGFARGYLARQAALTMDTLGIAMVWIAVIVPIAMIIILVHLAARWAEGPVAPRTDAQTSLD; encoded by the coding sequence ATGCGTGCTTTCATCACCGGCCTCAGTGACCTTCTGCACCGTATCGCGCGCGGCGTGGCCGTGGCAGCCGTTGCGGGCATGTTCATCACCGTGATGATACAGGTCATCGCGCGCTACGGCTTTTCGTCACCGCCCGTCTGGACCGAGGACGTGGCCCGCTACATGATGGTCTGGACCGGCCTTCTGGGGGCAACCCTGTCGTTCAAGACGCGGTCGGACGCGGTGCTGATGGCGAGCGTGTTTCCCGCACGCCCGAACTGGATGGGCCTGATGGCCGAAGCCCTGCAAAGCGCCGCCGTACTGACGTTCGTCCTGCCGACGGTCTACTTCTGCTTCGTCGGTCTGCGCGGCGGCTTTGCGCGCGGCTATCTCGCGCGGCAGGCGGCGCTCACGATGGACACGCTCGGCATCGCGATGGTGTGGATCGCCGTGATCGTACCGATCGCGATGATCATCATCCTCGTGCATCTTGCCGCCCGCTGGGCCGAGGGCCCCGTGGCTCCGCGCACCGATGCGCAGACAAGCCTCGACTGA
- a CDS encoding ABC-type transport auxiliary lipoprotein family protein yields the protein MNITTLSRRAVILGAAASLGGCSALSSLNEAARPLDTYDLSPAAGSSAGRRSGQTLVVALPNAPASVATDRIMVKPSAAAVTYLPEARWSDELPALVQSLLVRSIAGTGRMGYVGPAQAGPVPDLALLSRIDAFQVEITGETVTAKIDISLSLLRDRDQSVIKTAAFQDEAVATDDSPAAIVAAFQAMLDTLLPQMATWSAGG from the coding sequence ATGAACATCACGACCCTTTCCCGCCGCGCCGTGATCCTGGGCGCCGCGGCCAGCCTAGGCGGGTGCAGCGCGCTCTCCTCCCTCAACGAGGCGGCGAGGCCCCTCGACACCTACGATCTGTCGCCTGCCGCAGGCTCGAGCGCGGGGCGCAGGTCGGGCCAGACCTTGGTGGTGGCGCTGCCCAACGCCCCCGCTTCGGTCGCAACCGATAGGATCATGGTAAAACCAAGCGCAGCCGCGGTGACCTATCTGCCCGAGGCGCGCTGGTCCGATGAATTGCCCGCGCTGGTGCAGTCGCTGCTGGTCCGCTCGATCGCCGGAACCGGCCGGATGGGATATGTCGGTCCGGCGCAGGCGGGGCCTGTGCCCGATCTGGCGCTCCTGTCGCGCATCGATGCCTTTCAGGTCGAGATCACCGGCGAGACGGTGACGGCCAAGATCGATATCAGTCTGAGCTTGCTGCGCGACAGGGATCAAAGCGTGATCAAGACGGCGGCCTTTCAAGACGAGGCCGTCGCGACCGACGATTCACCTGCCGCCATCGTGGCGGCGTTTCAGGCGATGCTCGACACGCTTTTGCCGCAGATGGCGACATGGTCCGCCGGGGGCTGA
- a CDS encoding LysR substrate-binding domain-containing protein encodes MHTEIARPAFCFCLTVADRTRARRYDIHSDHFIKRLSLRHLRVIAGLAEHKLVARVAQALNVTQPAVSKQINELEHIAGAPIVTRERNRLFLTPIGERLAEHARIVLGQIDRAAFDLDAMASGASGPVQVGVVASVAPILLPGAISLFKRSAPRSNVVISEGHFVSLFPLLEAGQIDLLIARIWQPDTLEGVDQTMLFSDPVVVVGGPAHPLANVEKMTWAQATDCPWILPQANSVARRAMEAMFAGHGLAPPVNIIASSALSLNIELLKHTEALGFFPASLARTFAARGDLVILPLDTEGLLSEVRCFWRSDGADQNSPASLFRKCLIQAASQR; translated from the coding sequence GTGCACACCGAAATTGCACGCCCTGCGTTTTGCTTTTGCCTCACGGTCGCGGACCGGACGCGTGCGAGGAGATACGATATCCACAGCGACCACTTCATAAAGCGGCTCAGCCTGCGCCACCTGCGGGTGATTGCTGGTCTTGCCGAGCACAAGCTTGTCGCCCGCGTGGCGCAAGCGCTGAACGTGACGCAGCCGGCGGTTTCCAAGCAGATCAACGAACTCGAACACATCGCGGGCGCGCCGATCGTGACCCGCGAGCGCAATCGCCTGTTCCTGACGCCGATAGGTGAGCGCCTTGCGGAACATGCCCGTATCGTGCTGGGCCAGATCGACCGCGCGGCCTTTGACCTTGATGCCATGGCCAGCGGAGCGTCGGGGCCGGTGCAGGTCGGGGTGGTGGCGTCGGTCGCGCCGATACTGTTGCCGGGCGCCATCAGCCTGTTCAAGCGCAGCGCCCCCCGGTCGAACGTTGTCATCAGCGAGGGGCATTTCGTCTCGCTGTTTCCGCTGCTCGAAGCCGGGCAAATTGACCTGCTGATCGCACGCATATGGCAGCCGGACACGCTGGAAGGTGTGGATCAGACCATGCTGTTCAGCGACCCTGTCGTGGTGGTCGGCGGCCCCGCGCATCCGCTGGCCAATGTCGAGAAGATGACATGGGCACAGGCGACCGACTGCCCGTGGATCCTGCCGCAGGCCAATTCGGTCGCCCGCCGGGCGATGGAGGCGATGTTCGCCGGTCATGGCCTCGCGCCGCCCGTCAATATCATCGCGTCTTCGGCGCTGTCGCTGAATATCGAGCTGCTCAAGCATACCGAGGCACTCGGGTTCTTTCCCGCCAGCCTCGCGCGGACCTTCGCGGCACGGGGGGATCTGGTGATCCTGCCGCTCGATACCGAAGGGCTCCTGTCGGAAGTGCGCTGTTTCTGGCGTAGCGACGGGGCCGACCAGAACAGCCCGGCAAGCCTGTTCCGCAAATGCCTGATCCAGGCCGCTTCGCAGAGATAA